Proteins from one Arsenophonus apicola genomic window:
- the fldB gene encoding flavodoxin FldB: protein MKIGLFYGSSTCYTEMVAEKIQYNLGEELVDLHNIKDISPQLMENYQILILGIPTWDFGELQEDWQTIWDELCSLNLAGKIVCLYGLGDQIDYGDWFLDALGMLYHQLLLMQVKFVGFWPTSGYTFSSLKPLTTDGSQFVGLALDETNQFEQTDERIEQWCMQILNEIEALL, encoded by the coding sequence ATGAAAATAGGTCTTTTTTATGGTTCTAGTACCTGCTACACCGAAATGGTAGCAGAGAAAATCCAATATAATTTAGGTGAAGAGTTAGTTGATTTACATAATATTAAAGATATTTCGCCGCAATTAATGGAAAATTACCAAATCCTGATTTTAGGTATTCCTACCTGGGATTTTGGCGAACTACAGGAAGATTGGCAAACCATTTGGGATGAACTCTGTTCGTTAAATCTCGCCGGCAAAATTGTATGCCTTTATGGTTTAGGTGATCAAATTGATTATGGCGATTGGTTTCTTGATGCACTTGGTATGCTTTATCATCAATTATTACTGATGCAAGTTAAATTTGTCGGTTTTTGGCCCACATCAGGGTATACCTTTAGCAGTCTTAAACCCTTAACAACGGATGGTAGTCAGTTTGTTGGACTAGCGCTCGATGAAACTAACCAATTCGAACAAACAGACGAACGAATAGAACAGTGGTGTATGCAAATATTAAATGAAATAGAAGCCTTATTATAA
- the sdhE gene encoding FAD assembly factor SdhE, with the protein MDINHKPRIHWACRRGMRELDIAIMPFFEYEYDSLTEDEKCLFVRLLECADPDLFNWLMNHGRPDDDGLYHMIQLIQSRNKQRGSLEI; encoded by the coding sequence ATGGATATCAATCATAAACCCAGGATCCACTGGGCATGTCGCAGGGGAATGCGTGAGTTGGACATCGCCATTATGCCTTTTTTTGAGTATGAATATGATTCACTCACAGAGGATGAGAAATGTCTGTTTGTTCGTTTACTAGAGTGTGCAGATCCTGATTTGTTCAACTGGTTGATGAATCATGGACGTCCTGATGATGATGGTCTTTATCATATGATTCAATTGATACAGAGTAGAAATAAACAACGTGGTTCTTTGGAAATTTAA
- a CDS encoding protein YgfX, producing MVLWKFNINVSWLTQLFSTGVHVGIGLLVFFSSWPPNNLVTWLIATLLIVASWVRSQKNISRCKGSLVLLNGNKIQWKKSEWLIVKKPWFCFFGVKLTLRSWQCNKRIRLWIASDSMPEEEWRNLNQLLLQYPDI from the coding sequence GTGGTTCTTTGGAAATTTAATATCAATGTTTCGTGGCTGACGCAGCTTTTTTCAACGGGTGTTCATGTGGGAATTGGCTTGTTAGTTTTCTTTTCATCTTGGCCGCCAAATAATCTGGTCACTTGGTTGATAGCGACCTTATTGATTGTGGCAAGTTGGGTAAGGAGTCAAAAAAATATAAGTCGTTGTAAAGGTAGCTTAGTTTTACTTAATGGTAATAAGATACAGTGGAAGAAAAGCGAATGGCTGATTGTTAAAAAACCTTGGTTTTGTTTTTTTGGTGTAAAACTTACTCTTCGCTCATGGCAATGTAATAAGCGGATTCGGTTATGGATTGCTTCAGATAGTATGCCAGAAGAGGAGTGGCGGAATTTAAATCAATTGCTGTTGCAGTACCCTGATATTTGA
- the ygfZ gene encoding tRNA-modifying protein YgfZ, which yields MISLNKFTPETGKTEHQLPLTLMSLNDWSFITATGIDAEKYLQGQLTADITTLTPQQHIFTAHCDAKGKMWSTLRLFHYNEGFGYILRSNVAVKQLSELKKYAVFSQITLSQQPNIMLLGVAGQGARATLSNHFAQLPNQEKPVIHLEQTTLLHFNVPSERFLIVTDSATAAKLTKHFPQHGDSQQWLALDIAAGIANIDIENSEQFIPQAVNLQALPASISFHKGCYSGQETVARAKYRGANKRAMFWLAGSANTLPKAGEAIEWKIGDNWRRTGIVLAAVNLVKGFISIQVVMNNDMAKESVFRVAGEEQSQLTIQPLPYLLTEEE from the coding sequence ATGATAAGCCTAAATAAATTTACACCAGAGACTGGCAAAACAGAGCACCAATTACCATTAACATTAATGTCACTTAACGACTGGAGTTTTATCACAGCAACAGGGATTGATGCCGAAAAATATTTACAGGGTCAATTAACCGCGGATATTACCACGTTAACGCCACAACAACATATATTCACCGCCCACTGTGATGCCAAAGGGAAAATGTGGAGCACGCTACGTTTATTTCACTATAACGAAGGCTTTGGCTATATTTTACGCTCCAATGTGGCAGTAAAACAACTAAGTGAACTGAAAAAATACGCGGTTTTCTCGCAAATAACCCTCAGTCAGCAACCTAATATTATGTTGTTAGGAGTTGCTGGCCAAGGGGCTCGCGCTACCTTGAGCAATCACTTTGCTCAATTGCCTAATCAGGAAAAACCAGTTATACATCTTGAGCAAACGACTTTACTCCACTTTAATGTACCATCCGAACGTTTTTTAATTGTTACCGATAGCGCGACTGCAGCTAAACTGACAAAACATTTCCCCCAACATGGTGATAGTCAGCAATGGCTAGCTTTAGATATTGCTGCCGGTATTGCTAATATTGATATTGAAAATAGTGAACAATTTATTCCACAAGCCGTTAATCTACAAGCATTACCGGCCAGTATCAGTTTTCACAAAGGCTGCTACAGCGGACAGGAAACGGTCGCTCGAGCAAAATATCGCGGTGCCAATAAACGCGCCATGTTTTGGTTAGCAGGGTCAGCAAACACGCTGCCAAAAGCCGGAGAAGCTATCGAATGGAAAATTGGTGATAACTGGCGGCGTACTGGAATAGTATTGGCGGCCGTTAACTTGGTAAAGGGTTTTATTAGTATTCAAGTTGTTATGAATAATGATATGGCTAAAGAGAGTGTTTTCCGTGTGGCAGGAGAAGAACAAAGCCAACTTACTATTCAACCCTTGCCTTATTTATTGACGGAAGAGGAATAG
- a CDS encoding S8 family serine peptidase, which translates to MKKHKFIIKFNKSVIQERKDNNKLILKPAVLKDSFLNDFNYYSIVDDDLLTIKNQLINCQNLTGICYVAEADNMPLDELQSLADKINSYDFVEYAYIEHTDTPPPFRQLSDHKTGQIHNTPNFNPLQGYQGGTTVDHIGIDIEYAWSLGITGQGIRCADIEGGFDFNHVNLQRKSFINLSPEYPFKNEHGTAVAGIMYAKDMGLGIKGLVHGADSFYGVSEAPAGRVNGIAKALKYLRPGDIFIYELQSMGPRIKYVPADYQKAVWDITKEATDAGIIVIMAAGNGAEDLDHKLYNEYRNRNDDGDNGAIRVGAGDKKYLIPTDFTTYGSMVHVQGWGLNVVTTGYNDLYDSGEHNNYTHTFSGTSSATPIVASAVVAIQSWYKQHIGDVIKPKDMRALLIETGTPQGFHQTSNKWINIGPLSNVRRAINTLQRRFQ; encoded by the coding sequence ATGAAAAAACATAAATTTATTATAAAATTCAATAAATCTGTTATCCAAGAAAGAAAAGATAATAATAAATTAATTTTAAAACCTGCTGTTTTAAAAGATAGCTTTCTGAATGACTTTAATTACTATTCTATTGTTGATGATGATTTACTCACAATAAAAAACCAGTTAATTAATTGCCAAAACCTTACTGGTATTTGCTATGTTGCAGAAGCGGACAATATGCCATTGGATGAACTACAAAGTTTAGCAGATAAAATAAATAGTTATGATTTTGTTGAATACGCCTATATAGAACATACCGACACACCACCACCATTTAGGCAGTTATCAGATCATAAGACAGGGCAAATTCATAATACACCTAATTTTAATCCCCTTCAGGGCTATCAAGGTGGGACAACTGTAGATCATATTGGTATTGATATTGAGTATGCCTGGTCACTTGGTATCACAGGACAAGGGATCCGCTGTGCAGATATAGAAGGTGGATTTGATTTTAACCATGTTAATTTACAAAGAAAAAGTTTTATTAATCTGTCACCAGAATATCCGTTTAAAAATGAACATGGCACAGCAGTTGCTGGAATAATGTATGCCAAAGATATGGGATTGGGGATAAAAGGATTAGTGCATGGCGCAGATTCTTTTTATGGCGTTTCAGAAGCACCGGCTGGGCGCGTTAATGGAATTGCTAAAGCATTAAAATACTTAAGGCCAGGAGATATATTCATCTACGAATTACAATCAATGGGACCACGTATTAAATATGTTCCAGCCGATTATCAAAAAGCGGTCTGGGATATCACAAAAGAAGCCACTGATGCAGGCATAATTGTCATTATGGCAGCGGGCAATGGCGCTGAGGATTTAGATCATAAATTATATAATGAATATAGAAACCGTAATGATGATGGCGATAACGGTGCAATTCGTGTTGGTGCGGGCGATAAAAAATACCTGATACCAACAGATTTCACCACTTATGGCAGCATGGTACATGTGCAAGGATGGGGTTTAAATGTCGTCACAACCGGTTATAACGATCTATATGATAGCGGTGAGCATAATAATTATACCCATACTTTCTCGGGGACATCATCTGCAACACCGATTGTTGCTTCCGCTGTCGTGGCAATCCAATCATGGTATAAACAGCATATTGGTGATGTTATTAAACCTAAGGACATGCGTGCACTTTTAATCGAAACAGGTACACCACAAGGATTCCATCAAACGAGCAATAAATGGATAAATATTGGCCCATTATCTAATGTACGTCGAGCAATTAATACCTTACAGAGGCGTTTCCAATAA